Proteins from a single region of Carassius gibelio isolate Cgi1373 ecotype wild population from Czech Republic chromosome A5, carGib1.2-hapl.c, whole genome shotgun sequence:
- the LOC128014219 gene encoding uncharacterized protein LOC128014219 → MLVQVECKGNPKWIRIPEENDCFDFCGFIKEASAKFNLPHGANVVLKDSAGVDVDADIFDELVRTSKVSFKILDGDNNKSDNVPQAEIDLSEPSCPGSSFSSIESESSESTVIPQSSKASKKRFLEEPSDCNASKDLVHAALHSKPGGSDILKEYEQTSSLSDKTRKKLVNILVADMVEKYGRIPPVSIRLSYALGIITLFPNLKDKCSPTGYEHYYDPRSGQGYIAYRLKTVQRNSVNNLKGASKVVYQDGPKTLRKTSSATEQLSGDECTEAISMMKHSTDTPVIKDKMRTTFKYRQNLIHDPDKSSLILDYFPRFLDTPGLIDQDFTMLFGDDISSKFIAKWPTFYKQRVIADCKNLHTGAHVDDLLSALEECDCGWDSDVAAILLLIHLLPPTVKGRKTGKISAIEAADHIVKFIKVGTSVKTFLEQIGSTQPFLLCVGEKRSIIQKFYIILDQKAIPCMTQTAVAAFDELFKAHFVFAVSYDEALCNFYTFIQTTVYGIDVGTAKESPRVKEIRVRIENTEV, encoded by the exons ATGCTGGTCCAAGTCGAGTGTAAAGGGAACCCGAAATGGATCCGAATACCAGAGGAAAATGACTGTTTTGACTTCTGTGGATTCATTAAAGAAG CTTCAGCAAAGTTCAACTTGCCGCATGGAGCCAATGTGGTTCTTAAAGACTCTGCAGGAGTTGATGTTGATGCTGATATTTTTGATGAGCTTGTGAGAACATCTAAGGTGTCCTTCAAAATTTTGGATGGTGATAACAATAAATCGG ATAATGTTCCACAAGCTGAGATCGATCTCTCTGAGCCCTCATGCCCTGGGTCATCGTTTTCATCAATAGAATCAGAAAGTTCGGAGTCCACAGTGATTCCACAATCTTCAAAGGCATCCAAAAAGCGATTCTTAGAAGAACCTTCTGACTGCAATGCGTCAAAAGAT ctAGTTCATGCAGCGCTACACTCAAAACCAGGAGGCTCTGATATATTGAAGGAGTATGAACAAACAAGTAGCCTGTCTGACAAGACACGAAAGAAGCTGGTAAACATCCTTGTGGCTGATATGGTAGAGAAGTATGG GAGGATTCCACCAGTCAGTATCCGTTTAAGCTATGCTCTTGGAATTATAACCTTGTTCCCCAATTTGAAGGATAAGTGCTCACCGACTGGTTAT GAACATTACTATGATCCACGCAGTGGCCAGGGTTACATTGCCTACAGATTGAAAACTGTTCAGCGCAACTCTGTAAATAACTTGAAGGGGGCATCCAAGGTGGTTTACCAAGATGGTCCAAAGACTTTGCGCAAGACATCTTCAGCAACTGAGCAGCTGTCAGGTGACGAATGCACAGAAGCTATATCCATGATGAAGCATTCAACggacacaccagttattaaggataAAATGAGGACAACATTCAAGTACAGGCAGAATTTGATACATGATCCAGACAAATCTTCACTCATCCTTGATTACTTTCCCCGATTTTTGGATACACCAGGCTTg ATTGACCAAGACTTTACTATGCTTTTTGGAGATGACATCTCAAGCAAATTTATTGCAAAATGGCCAACATTCTACAAGCAAAGAGTAATTGCTGACTGCAAAAACCTGCACACTGGTGCACATGTGGATGACCTTCTGTCTGCTCTGGAGGAGTGTGATTGtg GATGGGACAGTGATGTGGCAGCTATTCTTCTGCTCATTCATCTCTTGCCTCCGACTGTAAAAGGAAGGAAGACTGGGAAAATCAGTGCAATTGAAGCAGCTGATCATATTGTAAAGTTCATTAAG GTGGGGACGAGCGTCAAGACATTTCTTGAACAAATTGGATCTACACAGCCCTTCCTCCTCTGTGTTGGAGAAAAGAGGAGTATCATTCAGAAGTTTTACATCATCCTGGACCAGAAGGCCATTCCCTGCATGACTCAGACAGCTGTTGCAGCCTTTGATGAACTCTTTAAGGCGCACTTTGTCTTTGCCGTGTCATATGATGAGGCCTTGTGCAACTTCTACACGTTCATTCAAACAACAGTGTATGGCATTGATGTGGGCACTGCCAAGGAAAGTCCAAGGGTCAAGGAAATCCGAGTGAGAATTGAAAACACTGAGGTGTGA